TGGCCGTCTTGCGACCTGCTGCCTGGCTGATGCTGGGCCACTGCGCCGGTTTGCGCACCACCCAGCGTTTGGGCGATTACGTGCTGGCCCATGGCTATGTACGTCAGGATCACGTTCTGGACGAGGATTTGCCCACCTGGGTACCCATTCCTCCCCTGGCCGAAATCCAGGTCGCGCTGGAGCAGGCAGTGGCTGAGGTCGCCGGCTTGTCAGGCTGGGAGCTCAAACGCATCATGCGCACGGGAACGGTGGCGTCCATTGATAACCGCAACTGGGAGCTGCGGGATCACCACGAGCCGGTACGACGCCTGTCGCAGTCGCGGGCGATTGCGCTGGATATGGAGTCGGCCACGATTGCCGCCAACGGTTTCCGCTTCCGTGTGCCGTATGGCACCTTGCTGTGTGTGTCGGACAAGCCTTTGCATGGCGAGTTGAAACTGCCGGGCATGGCCAGCGAGTTTTACGCGCGCCAGGTTGGCCAACATTTGCATATCGGTATCCGGGCACTGGAGCTGCTACGTGACATGCCTAAAGAAAGACTGCATTCGCGCAAGCTGCGCAGCTTTCTGGAAACGGCATTTCAATAATAGTTTGCCGGGGCCGCCTCTGGCGGCCAGTCAGAGCGGGTAGAACCCCGGTTTTGTCGTCATGCCCAGTTTGGCGGCCCGGTATCAGGCCGTACTGTCCCCAAGGATCAGGTCTTTTCGGCTCTGCTCAAGGCATCCGGCAGCGACGGGCAGAAGGTCGGTCAGGATCGCATCCCTTCTGACCTGTCGCTGCCCCTTTTTCAATCGGTCCAGACCAGCTGCTTAGCGGCTGGCGGCAATCGCGTCGCGTGCCTTCTGCACCAGATCCTCACCAATGGTCTTGGTCCATTTCTCAACGACGCCTTCTGTGGCTTTGGCAAAGGCTGCGTGTTGATCTGGCGTCAGGGTGGTGATCTTCACGCCGTGGCTCTCGATTTCTTTGAGCAAGGAAGGGTCCTGGGGCGTGATGCCTTTACGGGCGATTTCGATTTCGCGCTTGCCAGCCTCGATCGCGGCTTCGCGTACGATCTTCTGGTCTTCTTCGCTCCAGGATTTCCACACCTCGCGGTTGACCACAAACACCAGTGGGTCAGACACGTAGTTCCACAAGGTCAGGTATTGCTGCTGCACGTCGTACAGTTTGGCGCCGGCGTAAATGGACAAGGGGTTTTCCTGGCCGTCCACGGCCTTATTGGCCAGGGCGGGCTGCGCATCGGCCCAGCTCATTTGCGTGGGATTGGCACCCAGTGCGCTGAACGTGTCCATGTACAGGGGCGAGCCCACCACACGCAGTTTCAGGCCCTTCATGTCTTCGGGTTTGCTGACTTCGTGCTTGGAGTTGCTGAGCTGGCGAAAG
This genomic interval from Alcaligenes ammonioxydans contains the following:
- a CDS encoding DctP family TRAP transporter solute-binding subunit; protein product: MKIRHILAALACTAATVAVVPAAQAAYKSEYKLSIVVGTSFPWGQGAVIWSDLVRERTDGRINIKIYPGTSLVQGDQTREFTAIRQGMIDMAVGSTINWSPQIKQLNLFSLPFLQPDSKATDALIHGEVGKDLFGYIEKAGVVPLAWGENGFRQLSNSKHEVSKPEDMKGLKLRVVGSPLYMDTFSALGANPTQMSWADAQPALANKAVDGQENPLSIYAGAKLYDVQQQYLTLWNYVSDPLVFVVNREVWKSWSEEDQKIVREAAIEAGKREIEIARKGITPQDPSLLKEIESHGVKITTLTPDQHAAFAKATEGVVEKWTKTIGEDLVQKARDAIAASR